One region of Salvelinus namaycush isolate Seneca chromosome 3, SaNama_1.0, whole genome shotgun sequence genomic DNA includes:
- the denr gene encoding density-regulated protein isoform X1, which produces MATTENAETSLPENKGDHHGSAYPNTKHPTKVQYCGVCSLPTEYCEYMPEPAKCRQWLEKNFPDVFARMSVGPVGNVPKQDTGCEEAPPVGEEEERKKQKRGGRGQIKQKKKTVPQKITIAKIPRAKKKYVTRVCGMNTFDIDLKEAQRFFAQKFSCGASVTAEDEIIIQGDFTEDIIDVIQEKWPEVDDDSIDDLGEVKK; this is translated from the exons ATGGCTACTACTGAGAATGCAGAGACAAGTTTACCAGAAAACAAAGGAGACCATCATGGGAGTGCTTACCCGAACACAAAGCACCCAACGAAAGTCCAGTACTGTGGAG TGTGTTCCTTGCCAACAGAGTATTGTGAGTACATGCCTGAGCCAGCCAAATGCAGGCAGTGGCTGGAGAAGAACTTCCCAGATGTGTTTGCCAGAATGAGTGTAG GTCCGGTAGGAAATGTTCCCAAGCAGGACACCGGCTGTGAAGAGGCGCCACCtgttggagaggaggaggagaggaagaagcagaAGAGAG GTGGCAGAGGACAGATCAAACAGAAAAAGAAGACTGTGCCTCAGAAAATAACAATAGCTAAAATCCCCCGCGCCAAGAAGAAATACGTCACACGGGTCTGTGGAATGAACACATTTG ACATTGACCTTAAAGAGGCTCAGAGATTCTTTGCTCAGAAGTTCTCCTGCGGCGCCTCGGTGACGGCGGAGGATGAAATCATCATTCAGGGAGATTTTACAGAAGACATCATTGATGTCATTCAGGAGAAGTGGCCTGAG GTGGATGACGACAGTATTGATGATCTTGGAGAAGTCAAGAAGTGA
- the denr gene encoding density-regulated protein isoform X2, with amino-acid sequence MATTENAETSLPENKGDHHGSAYPNTKHPTKVQYCGVCSLPTEYCEYMPEPAKCRQWLEKNFPDVFARMSVGNVPKQDTGCEEAPPVGEEEERKKQKRGGRGQIKQKKKTVPQKITIAKIPRAKKKYVTRVCGMNTFDIDLKEAQRFFAQKFSCGASVTAEDEIIIQGDFTEDIIDVIQEKWPEVDDDSIDDLGEVKK; translated from the exons ATGGCTACTACTGAGAATGCAGAGACAAGTTTACCAGAAAACAAAGGAGACCATCATGGGAGTGCTTACCCGAACACAAAGCACCCAACGAAAGTCCAGTACTGTGGAG TGTGTTCCTTGCCAACAGAGTATTGTGAGTACATGCCTGAGCCAGCCAAATGCAGGCAGTGGCTGGAGAAGAACTTCCCAGATGTGTTTGCCAGAATGAGTGTAG GAAATGTTCCCAAGCAGGACACCGGCTGTGAAGAGGCGCCACCtgttggagaggaggaggagaggaagaagcagaAGAGAG GTGGCAGAGGACAGATCAAACAGAAAAAGAAGACTGTGCCTCAGAAAATAACAATAGCTAAAATCCCCCGCGCCAAGAAGAAATACGTCACACGGGTCTGTGGAATGAACACATTTG ACATTGACCTTAAAGAGGCTCAGAGATTCTTTGCTCAGAAGTTCTCCTGCGGCGCCTCGGTGACGGCGGAGGATGAAATCATCATTCAGGGAGATTTTACAGAAGACATCATTGATGTCATTCAGGAGAAGTGGCCTGAG GTGGATGACGACAGTATTGATGATCTTGGAGAAGTCAAGAAGTGA
- the LOC120044960 gene encoding hydroxycarboxylic acid receptor 2-like — protein sequence MANFTTMDDNCCAFESPILDLVLPPILVLEFMFGLMGNIVALWMFIFHMDTWKPNSVYLAHLAVADSIVLFCLPFRADYYRRGKHWIHGDVLCRLMLFLLAANRAAGIFFLTAVAVDRYFKIVHPMNKINRMGLNYALWVSLGLWGLIIAATGYLLANEHFFYRNNRTQCESFNICMGFSPLSTWHNTFYVIQFFLPTTIVTFCTICITWQLKSKTIDTGGKIKRAVQFVMAVALIFIICFFPSTVSRIAVWILKAWYNECRYFQEANLAFYTSVCFTYFNSVLNPIVYYFSSPAFNGTFLKLFNRLLGRKEEEEQSASPVNGTGISSPNTVSGRI from the coding sequence ATGGCGAACTTCACTACTATGGATGACAACTGCTGCGCCTTCGAATCTCCCATTCTGGACCTGGTCCTGCCTCCTATCCTAGTGCTGGAGTTCATGTTTGGGCTGATGGGGAACATTGTGGCTTTGTGGATGTTTATCTTCCACATGGACACCTGGAAGCCCAACTCTGTCTACCTCGCACACCTTGCCGTGGCTGACTCCATCGTCCTGTTCTGTCTGCCCTTCAGAGCCGACTACTACAGACGTGGCAAACACTGGATTCATGGTGATGTCCTGTGCCGGCTTATGCTGTTCCTGTTGGCGGCCAACCGTGCCGCTGGCATCTTCTTCCTTACTGCGGTGGCCGTAGACCGTTACTTCAAGATCGTTCACCCTATGAACAAGATCAACCGGATGGGCCTGAACTATGCTCTGTGGGTGTCTCTGGGCCTGTGGGGCCTGATCATCGCTGCAACCGGGTACCTGCTGGCCAATGAACACTTCTTCTACCGCAACAACCGGACGCAGTGCGAGAGCTTCAACATCTGCATGGGCTTCAGCCCGCTGTCTACGTGGCACAACACCTTCTACGTAATCCAGTTCTTCCTGCCAACCACCATCGTCACCTTCTGCACCATCTGCATAACCTGGCAGCTGAAGAGCAAGACGATTGACACCGGAGGGAAGATCAAGCGGGCGGTGCAGTTCGTCATGGCCGTGGCACTCATCTTCATCATTTGCTTCTTCCCCAGTACGGTGTCTCGGATCGCTGTGTGGATCCTCAAGGCCTGGTACAACGAATGCCGGTATTTCCAAGAGGCCAATCTGGCATTCTACACCTCTGTGTGTTTCACCTACTTCAACAGTGTGCTGAACCCCATCGTATACTACTTTTCCAGCCCGGCCTTCAACGGGACCTTCCTAAAGCTGTTCAACAGACTGctggggaggaaagaggaggaggaacagtcAGCCTCGCCTGTGAATGGGACCGGGATCAGCAGTCCGAACACAGTATCAGGGAGGATCTGA